The following coding sequences lie in one Peribacillus frigoritolerans genomic window:
- the mgtE gene encoding magnesium transporter, translating to MKDRERESSQMNNELLLEALKTENLDQFRTEFLEMHPYDQAQFYTSLSDEFRSVVYTYLSPEEMADLFENIEIDEEDYESLLAEMTPSYAADMLSNMYADDAADVLNEINDEQAVSYLTIMDDEAASEIQELLNYEESTAGSIMTTEFIAIEANETARSAMQILKREAPEAETIYYVFVTDQDKKLLGVLSLRTLIIADEDALIGDLMDDRVVSVPVSEDQEEVARKIRDYNFLAVPVVDFQNHLLGIITVDDIIDVMDEEASDDYSKLAGVSNLDNVDKSPFSAAKKRLPWLIILLFLGLLTASLIGRFEETLSQKAILAVFIPLIGGMAGNTGTQALAVAVRGIATGDLEQDSKWKLVLREAGTGLITGLTCGIAIILIVYIWQGDLMLGLLVGISIFITLIVATLAGSLVPLLMHKMKIDPAVASGPFITTINDIISILIYFGLATLFMGYLL from the coding sequence CTTGTCAGATGAATTCAGATCCGTCGTTTACACATATTTGTCACCGGAAGAAATGGCGGACCTTTTTGAAAATATAGAAATAGATGAAGAGGATTACGAAAGCCTGCTGGCTGAAATGACTCCTTCTTATGCAGCCGATATGCTTTCCAATATGTATGCGGATGATGCGGCTGACGTCCTGAATGAAATCAATGATGAGCAGGCCGTCAGCTATTTGACCATCATGGATGATGAAGCGGCAAGTGAAATCCAGGAGCTTCTGAACTATGAGGAATCTACGGCAGGAAGCATCATGACGACAGAGTTCATTGCCATTGAAGCAAACGAAACGGCTCGATCAGCCATGCAGATCTTAAAAAGGGAAGCTCCGGAAGCGGAAACGATATATTATGTGTTCGTTACCGATCAGGATAAGAAGCTGCTTGGTGTTTTATCGCTCAGGACATTGATCATAGCTGATGAAGATGCTTTAATCGGTGATTTAATGGATGACAGGGTAGTTTCCGTACCTGTATCCGAAGACCAGGAAGAGGTGGCACGAAAAATAAGGGACTATAACTTCCTTGCCGTGCCTGTCGTCGATTTCCAAAACCATTTGTTAGGGATCATTACGGTTGATGATATCATTGATGTCATGGATGAAGAGGCATCTGATGATTATTCCAAATTGGCGGGTGTATCAAATTTGGACAATGTTGATAAGAGTCCCTTTTCTGCTGCTAAGAAACGGCTGCCATGGTTGATCATCCTTTTGTTTTTAGGTTTATTGACCGCCAGCCTGATTGGCCGTTTTGAGGAGACACTTAGCCAAAAAGCGATTCTTGCTGTATTTATTCCATTGATAGGCGGAATGGCTGGCAACACAGGAACTCAAGCATTGGCTGTTGCAGTACGGGGAATTGCAACAGGGGACTTGGAGCAGGATAGCAAGTGGAAGCTAGTTTTGCGGGAGGCTGGGACAGGCCTCATCACAGGCCTGACATGTGGAATAGCCATCATTTTAATCGTATATATTTGGCAAGGGGATTTAATGCTCGGTTTATTGGTCGGCATATCTATTTTCATTACATTGATAGTCGCCACACTCGCGGGATCGCTTGTACCGCTCCTCATGCATAAAATGAAGATCGACCCGGCGGTAGCTTCCGGACCATTCATCACAACCATCAATGACATTATCAGTATCCTGATTTACTTCGGATTAGCTACATTATTCATGGGTTATTTACTATAA
- the spoVAD gene encoding stage V sporulation protein AD codes for MLKGKQTWMFTNKPVILETGVTGGPFEANGEIAGDFDILYDDLWMEQDSYEKAHRHLMEKAVELALEKGKISKEQVQFFLAGDLINQVTPTSFAARTNGIPYFGLFGACSTSMEGLALAAFITNYGGANYVLTGASSHNAAVEKQFRYPTEYGGQKPPTAQWTITGAGVALVAPDGSMQGEFPHIVSATIGKVIDMGLKDPFNMGGAMAPAAADTILSHFKDTGLTPDDYDFIITGDLGQIGRETALDLLKQKGCDINQEKFKDCGLMIFKKDQPVLAGGSGAGCSAVVLYGHILNEMISGKYKKILLVATGALLSPLSVQQKDTIPCIAHAVAIEYGMNS; via the coding sequence GTGTTAAAGGGAAAACAAACATGGATGTTCACCAATAAACCGGTCATCTTGGAAACTGGGGTAACAGGCGGGCCATTTGAAGCTAATGGAGAAATCGCGGGTGATTTCGATATTTTATACGACGATTTGTGGATGGAGCAGGATTCATATGAGAAGGCTCATCGGCATTTGATGGAGAAAGCGGTAGAGCTTGCATTGGAGAAAGGTAAGATTAGCAAGGAGCAGGTGCAATTTTTCTTGGCGGGTGATTTAATCAATCAGGTTACACCGACAAGCTTTGCAGCCAGAACCAATGGAATTCCATATTTCGGCTTGTTTGGAGCCTGTTCCACATCGATGGAAGGGCTTGCTCTAGCTGCCTTCATCACTAATTATGGGGGGGCTAACTATGTGTTGACAGGTGCATCGAGCCACAATGCAGCTGTTGAAAAACAATTTCGCTATCCAACTGAATATGGCGGGCAAAAACCACCTACAGCTCAATGGACGATAACAGGAGCGGGTGTTGCGCTGGTTGCTCCTGATGGAAGCATGCAAGGGGAATTTCCCCATATTGTCTCGGCCACTATTGGAAAGGTCATTGACATGGGATTGAAAGATCCTTTCAATATGGGGGGAGCGATGGCCCCGGCGGCCGCCGATACGATTCTTTCCCATTTTAAAGATACTGGTTTGACCCCGGATGATTACGATTTCATCATTACCGGTGATTTAGGTCAAATAGGGAGGGAGACAGCTCTTGACTTATTAAAGCAAAAGGGCTGTGATATCAATCAGGAAAAATTCAAGGATTGCGGATTGATGATTTTTAAAAAGGACCAGCCTGTTTTGGCTGGCGGGAGCGGTGCGGGATGTTCGGCAGTCGTTTTATACGGTCATATATTAAATGAAATGATTTCCGGTAAATATAAAAAAATCCTGCTTGTCGCAACAGGTGCATTATTGTCGCCGCTTTCCGTTCAGCAAAAAGATACGATTCCGTGCATTGCCCATGCGGTGGCCATTGAGTATGGGATGAATTCATGA
- a CDS encoding stage VI sporulation protein F, with protein MDNNFFKNIEGKTGVNMKDVLELANSLQGANFKDETTVRNVIKRVSKIANKPVNKETEDKIVHSIVAEGNKLDFGTISNMINKK; from the coding sequence ATGGATAATAACTTTTTTAAAAACATAGAAGGTAAAACCGGCGTAAATATGAAAGATGTATTAGAATTGGCAAACTCGCTCCAAGGAGCCAATTTCAAAGATGAAACGACTGTTAGAAATGTCATTAAGCGCGTTTCAAAAATCGCAAATAAACCGGTAAATAAAGAAACGGAAGATAAAATCGTTCATTCCATCGTAGCTGAAGGGAATAAACTCGATTTCGGGACGATATCCAATATGATAAATAAAAAGTGA
- a CDS encoding ATP-dependent helicase — translation MNQAKSGNEIVHLHTVSAGELQTLFEKGKRDQLSCIICHKPVKLFIGIHETPYFYHSDPSQLPCDMPISKPINEEKPLEYMEQNGFRIPTSRTITETKTITEPFLKSRPITGNPKYSDKPSCLAQSEEPYFQELSSSGVVLDAEQLKAVTTIDGPILVLSGAGSGKTRVLTVRTAYMLTVKKIDPKSIMLVTFTAKSAKEMQQRLLGYPYMTPSLVSQIVSGTFHSIFYKILIFHEPAKWQRDFLLKWEWEKEKVLKQAGRELELDDKEFAYDQALQQIGLWKNSLAFPEDIQPKDDWEKSCLFLYKKYEEYKQQTGKYDFDDMLVGCYVFLKNHPDFLKKYQQRFNYFLVDEFQDINKVQYELIKLLSAESKNVCAVGDDDQSIYSFRGSDPKYILNFNHDFPRSQVVKLTENYRSSHEIVATANRLIKRNQNRMEKKMSAQHDSGNPPVLFYPYDEELEATMIVSDIQEKISKGANPGDFAVLYRTHTMSRAIFERLAASNLPFVIEKDADSFYQRKVIRGMLAFMRLSLFPHDSKAAADVLSSLFLKQSILQELKAMTILQDCDFIDAFAFIKTGHAFQERKLKTIPGQIRSLKIMSPLVALEIIEKDLGYQEYVKKRGNDANQEKGSDDIRDLKVAANRFPTVAAFLEHVDHMTAMVQEIKQLSKHFKDAIQLTTIHRSKGLEYKTVYVLAAVDGSIPHDFALESYRKGELSPLEEERRLLYVAATRAKKDLYLSILQTRRGRTAHPSRFLKL, via the coding sequence ATGAATCAAGCAAAATCTGGCAATGAAATCGTACATTTACATACCGTTTCAGCTGGTGAGCTGCAGACACTTTTTGAAAAAGGAAAACGTGATCAGCTTTCTTGTATCATTTGTCATAAACCAGTGAAATTATTTATTGGAATCCATGAAACGCCTTATTTTTATCATAGTGATCCATCGCAGTTACCCTGTGACATGCCAATTTCAAAACCAATAAATGAGGAAAAGCCATTAGAATATATGGAACAGAATGGATTTAGGATTCCTACATCACGGACCATTACGGAAACGAAAACCATTACAGAACCTTTCCTTAAAAGCCGGCCCATAACCGGCAATCCGAAATATTCAGATAAACCATCCTGCCTGGCACAATCAGAGGAACCATACTTTCAAGAATTATCCTCATCAGGAGTTGTTCTCGATGCAGAGCAACTCAAGGCGGTAACCACGATCGATGGACCAATTCTCGTCCTTTCAGGAGCAGGCAGCGGGAAAACCCGCGTATTGACGGTACGCACAGCCTACATGCTTACAGTGAAAAAGATTGATCCAAAAAGTATCATGCTTGTAACATTTACGGCGAAATCCGCAAAGGAAATGCAGCAGCGTCTGCTCGGTTATCCCTATATGACTCCTTCCCTTGTTTCTCAAATCGTTAGCGGGACCTTTCATAGCATCTTTTACAAAATCCTGATTTTCCATGAACCAGCCAAATGGCAGCGTGATTTCCTATTGAAGTGGGAGTGGGAAAAAGAAAAGGTATTGAAACAGGCTGGCAGGGAATTGGAACTTGATGATAAGGAGTTTGCATATGATCAAGCCCTTCAACAAATCGGGCTTTGGAAAAACTCATTGGCTTTTCCAGAAGATATCCAACCTAAGGACGATTGGGAGAAATCGTGTTTATTTTTATATAAGAAATATGAAGAATATAAACAGCAAACAGGGAAGTATGATTTTGATGATATGCTGGTAGGCTGTTATGTATTTTTAAAAAATCACCCGGATTTTTTAAAGAAATATCAGCAAAGGTTTAATTATTTTTTGGTAGATGAGTTTCAGGATATCAATAAAGTTCAATATGAATTGATAAAACTCCTCTCTGCTGAATCAAAAAATGTATGTGCAGTTGGAGATGATGATCAATCGATCTATTCATTCCGGGGAAGCGATCCGAAGTATATTTTGAATTTCAATCACGACTTCCCTCGTTCCCAAGTTGTGAAGCTGACGGAGAATTACCGCTCTTCCCATGAAATTGTCGCTACAGCGAACCGATTGATCAAGCGCAACCAGAACCGGATGGAGAAAAAGATGAGCGCACAGCATGATTCAGGAAATCCCCCTGTTTTATTTTATCCTTATGATGAGGAATTGGAAGCAACGATGATCGTATCCGATATCCAAGAGAAAATATCAAAGGGAGCAAACCCTGGGGATTTTGCGGTATTGTACAGGACACACACGATGTCCAGGGCCATTTTTGAACGGCTGGCCGCTTCCAACCTGCCATTTGTCATTGAAAAGGATGCGGATTCGTTTTATCAGCGCAAGGTCATTCGCGGTATGCTTGCCTTTATGCGTTTGAGTTTGTTCCCGCATGACAGCAAGGCAGCAGCTGATGTCCTTTCCTCCTTATTCTTAAAGCAAAGTATTTTACAGGAATTAAAAGCAATGACAATATTGCAGGATTGTGATTTTATCGATGCATTTGCTTTTATTAAGACAGGACATGCTTTTCAGGAACGAAAATTAAAAACGATTCCAGGACAGATCCGCTCTTTAAAAATTATGTCGCCACTCGTAGCTTTAGAAATCATCGAAAAAGATTTAGGATACCAGGAATATGTAAAAAAACGCGGCAATGATGCGAACCAGGAAAAAGGGTCCGATGACATCCGTGACTTAAAGGTGGCGGCAAATCGTTTTCCCACGGTCGCCGCTTTCCTTGAACATGTCGATCATATGACTGCAATGGTCCAAGAGATTAAACAGCTATCGAAACATTTTAAGGATGCCATACAGCTTACCACGATACACCGTTCCAAAGGGCTTGAATACAAAACCGTTTATGTCCTTGCTGCTGTCGATGGCAGCATCCCTCATGATTTCGCACTTGAATCTTACCGAAAAGGGGAACTATCCCCTCTTGAAGAGGAAAGACGATTGCTCTATGTAGCGGCAACCAGGGCCAAAAAGGATCTTTACCTTTCCATCCTGCAAACTAGACGCGGACGGACCGCCCATCCATCACGTTTCTTGAAGCTTTGA
- a CDS encoding YjcZ family sporulation protein: MFGFGGYGCCGGSGYGYGGGYGGGYGGGGSTFAIIVVLFILLIIVGASFC, encoded by the coding sequence ATGTTTGGTTTTGGTGGCTACGGTTGTTGTGGCGGCAGCGGTTATGGATACGGCGGCGGTTATGGCGGAGGATACGGTGGCGGCGGTTCCACTTTCGCGATAATCGTTGTATTGTTTATCCTATTGATCATTGTAGGGGCTTCTTTCTGCTAA
- a CDS encoding alpha/beta hydrolase has protein sequence MSLRKGTIKEYMFKSEALAEELELLVYLPANFSPLYKYSLVIAQDGRDYFQMGRIGRVADELLGNDEIENIIIVGIPYKDRFDRRRKYHPDGEQHIAYIRFLAHELVPFLDDEFPTYQMGHGRTLIGDSLGGTVSLLAALKYPHTFGKCIMQSPLANEAVMDAVRNFEDPHLLELYHVIGTGETDVPTTDGKKANFIEPNRELHKLINQKGFPYFYEEFEGNHTWKYWQADLKRALLEMF, from the coding sequence ATGAGTTTACGCAAAGGCACAATTAAAGAGTACATGTTTAAAAGCGAAGCTTTAGCAGAAGAATTGGAACTGCTTGTTTACTTGCCTGCTAATTTTTCGCCACTGTATAAATATTCGCTTGTGATTGCTCAGGATGGCCGTGATTATTTTCAAATGGGTCGAATTGGTCGGGTAGCAGATGAACTGTTAGGGAACGATGAGATTGAGAATATCATCATTGTCGGCATTCCCTATAAAGACCGCTTTGACCGTAGGCGCAAATATCATCCGGACGGGGAACAGCACATTGCATACATACGTTTTCTTGCCCATGAACTTGTCCCGTTTTTAGATGATGAATTCCCAACCTATCAAATGGGACATGGTCGAACTTTGATCGGTGACTCTCTTGGCGGTACAGTTTCTTTATTGGCCGCCCTAAAGTATCCGCATACATTCGGGAAATGCATCATGCAGTCGCCACTTGCCAATGAAGCAGTAATGGATGCTGTACGTAATTTTGAGGATCCGCATCTCCTCGAACTTTACCATGTGATCGGGACTGGGGAAACAGATGTTCCAACGACAGATGGCAAGAAGGCAAACTTCATAGAGCCCAACAGGGAATTGCATAAATTAATAAATCAAAAAGGATTTCCTTACTTCTATGAAGAATTTGAAGGTAATCATACCTGGAAATACTGGCAGGCAGATTTAAAACGAGCACTATTGGAAATGTTCTAA
- a CDS encoding YjcG family protein, whose amino-acid sequence MKYGVAIFPSKKLQDLANSYRKRYDTKYAFIPPHLTLKPTFEATDMEISTIADQLKDIARKCRPFTISVTKTKSFQPVSNTIYFKVELSEGLQELHDALNNEDFIKSESEHAFVPHITIAQDLSDNEHSDVLGQLSMLDISHEEEVKRVHLLYQLEDGAWTVYETFRLGAE is encoded by the coding sequence ATGAAATATGGTGTTGCAATTTTCCCTTCAAAAAAACTTCAAGATTTAGCTAACTCCTATCGCAAACGGTATGATACGAAATATGCTTTCATTCCACCGCATCTGACGCTTAAACCAACGTTCGAAGCGACGGATATGGAAATTTCAACAATCGCGGATCAATTAAAAGACATTGCTCGTAAGTGCAGGCCTTTTACGATTAGCGTTACGAAAACGAAGTCTTTCCAACCTGTAAGCAATACTATTTATTTCAAAGTGGAATTATCCGAAGGGCTTCAAGAACTGCATGATGCACTTAACAATGAGGATTTCATAAAAAGTGAAAGTGAACATGCATTTGTCCCGCATATTACCATCGCTCAAGATTTATCCGATAATGAGCATTCTGATGTTTTAGGCCAATTAAGCATGCTTGACATCAGCCATGAAGAAGAGGTGAAACGAGTTCACTTGCTGTATCAACTTGAAGATGGGGCATGGACCGTTTATGAAACATTTAGATTAGGAGCTGAATGA
- a CDS encoding GNAT family N-acetyltransferase — MFVKIAENSQELENAYMIRKKVFVQEQNVPLEEEIDEYEQESTHFVLYDDQHQPIGAGRFRVIDNIGKVQRICVLSSGRKNGAGAMIMNAIEEYAIQQEVPQLKLDSQVHAIPFYSKLGYEIVSDEFMDAGIPHKTMKKTIL; from the coding sequence GTGTTTGTAAAAATCGCAGAGAACAGCCAAGAGCTTGAAAATGCTTATATGATCAGAAAAAAAGTGTTCGTCCAAGAACAAAACGTCCCTCTTGAAGAAGAGATCGATGAATATGAACAAGAGTCTACACATTTCGTTTTATATGATGATCAGCATCAGCCAATCGGTGCCGGCCGTTTCAGGGTCATCGACAACATTGGTAAAGTCCAGCGCATTTGTGTACTATCATCGGGCCGTAAGAATGGTGCCGGTGCCATGATCATGAATGCTATTGAGGAATACGCCATCCAGCAGGAAGTACCTCAATTGAAGCTTGATTCCCAGGTCCATGCCATCCCTTTTTATTCGAAATTAGGGTATGAGATCGTTTCCGACGAATTCATGGATGCCGGCATTCCTCATAAAACAATGAAGAAAACCATTTTATAA
- a CDS encoding phosphatidylglycerophosphatase A family protein, which yields MADVQVHSREVTKAAKRTLLERGVSVEAIAKIVYELQFPYKADLKLEECIHSVERVLLKREIQHAILVGVELDKLAEQKKLSEPLQSIVESDEGLFGVDETIAFGAVLGYGSIAVTTFGHLDKNKIGVIHELDKKQEGIVHTFLDDIVASIAASAASRLAHRLRDEEESLTEQEKDIQEEEELIG from the coding sequence ATGGCAGATGTACAGGTACACAGCAGGGAAGTAACGAAGGCGGCTAAACGAACATTATTAGAGCGTGGTGTCAGTGTGGAGGCAATTGCAAAAATCGTTTATGAATTGCAGTTCCCGTACAAAGCTGATCTTAAGCTGGAGGAATGCATCCACAGCGTTGAGCGTGTCCTGTTGAAAAGGGAAATTCAACATGCCATTTTAGTCGGTGTGGAGCTGGATAAACTGGCCGAGCAAAAAAAGCTATCAGAACCCCTGCAATCTATTGTTGAGTCTGATGAAGGGCTATTCGGAGTGGATGAAACGATTGCCTTTGGTGCAGTACTCGGTTACGGAAGCATTGCTGTAACGACCTTTGGCCATTTGGATAAAAATAAAATAGGCGTCATACACGAACTTGATAAGAAGCAAGAAGGAATCGTGCATACCTTCCTGGATGATATCGTTGCAAGCATTGCCGCGAGTGCCGCCTCAAGGTTAGCTCACCGTCTGAGAGATGAAGAAGAATCGTTAACCGAACAGGAAAAGGACATCCAGGAAGAAGAAGAGTTAATCGGTTGA
- the spoVAE gene encoding stage V sporulation protein AE, protein MLAMFFWAFVIGGLICVVGQLLFDVAKLTPAHTLSLFVVIGAVLAGFDLYEPLVDFAGAGATIPIVSFGNSLVNGAMMESEKHGLVGVLTGMFEITSSGISAAIIFGFIGALVFRPKG, encoded by the coding sequence ATGTTAGCAATGTTTTTTTGGGCCTTTGTCATCGGTGGCTTGATTTGTGTTGTCGGCCAGCTTCTTTTCGATGTTGCTAAGCTGACACCAGCACATACGTTAAGCTTGTTCGTTGTAATAGGAGCTGTTCTTGCCGGATTTGATTTATATGAGCCGCTAGTTGACTTTGCCGGTGCTGGAGCAACCATTCCAATCGTTTCGTTTGGGAACTCGCTGGTGAACGGGGCGATGATGGAATCGGAAAAACATGGTCTCGTCGGCGTACTGACAGGCATGTTTGAAATTACGAGTTCCGGTATCTCTGCAGCAATCATCTTTGGATTCATCGGAGCTTTGGTTTTCAGACCAAAAGGATGA
- the spoVAC gene encoding stage V sporulation protein AC: MSGKDKTTPIQDAYQELQGKHEIKRPIVKNCLKAFLVGGIFCIVGQAISYFYIYFFNFTEQTAGGPTTATMVFLALLMTGFGFYDRIGQFGGAGSAVPVTGFGNAVISAAIEHRTEGFVLGVGSNMFKLAGSVILFGVFSAFVVALIKTIYLMIGG; the protein is encoded by the coding sequence ATGAGCGGCAAGGATAAAACGACCCCAATACAGGATGCGTATCAAGAGCTTCAAGGGAAGCATGAAATTAAAAGACCAATAGTGAAGAATTGTTTGAAGGCCTTTTTAGTAGGTGGCATTTTCTGCATAGTGGGACAAGCCATTTCCTACTTCTATATTTATTTTTTCAACTTTACGGAGCAGACAGCAGGAGGTCCGACAACAGCTACCATGGTGTTTCTGGCCCTTTTGATGACCGGTTTCGGGTTTTACGACCGCATTGGCCAGTTTGGGGGGGCAGGGAGTGCCGTCCCTGTCACGGGATTCGGTAACGCAGTCATTTCTGCAGCAATCGAACATCGGACGGAAGGTTTTGTACTTGGAGTTGGATCCAATATGTTTAAATTGGCCGGATCGGTTATTTTATTTGGAGTATTTTCAGCCTTTGTCGTGGCGTTGATAAAAACGATTTACCTAATGATTGGGGGCTAA
- a CDS encoding spore coat protein, which yields MNQNVYRSNCNTHEDSERSWSALDSASRHPLSGFCNDDDTRINQEAIQDNNQLQLSEELIYIKDSCNVNITSTDVKAALSLQAALQAAIAVIVSISIADSDNAEKITQELIQSSNVKQITRQKTIVENSRDIEITTTDAQIALNIQLLLQLLLALIVEIDIL from the coding sequence ATGAACCAAAATGTATATCGTAGCAACTGTAACACACATGAAGACTCTGAAAGATCATGGTCGGCTCTAGATTCCGCTTCCAGACATCCCCTGTCAGGATTCTGTAACGACGATGACACACGCATTAACCAAGAGGCAATACAGGATAATAATCAACTTCAGCTTTCTGAAGAACTTATTTACATTAAAGATTCTTGTAATGTAAATATCACTTCAACGGATGTTAAAGCGGCCCTTTCTCTTCAAGCTGCTCTACAAGCTGCAATTGCGGTCATCGTAAGCATTTCCATCGCAGATTCTGATAATGCTGAGAAGATCACTCAAGAATTAATCCAATCTTCTAATGTTAAACAAATCACGCGCCAAAAAACAATTGTTGAAAACAGCCGTGATATCGAAATTACAACAACGGATGCTCAAATCGCTCTAAACATCCAATTATTACTTCAACTATTGTTAGCTCTAATCGTAGAAATTGACATTCTCTAA
- a CDS encoding DUF1360 domain-containing protein, with amino-acid sequence MFPPQNEFTLFIILGLASFRLTRLIVFDKIMEPLRSPFFKEIEEKNEEGIVEIFLMPKEKGLLGWIGQLLSCFWCVGVWVSLFLVFLYIQHWFIGDVLILILAVAAVGAIIEVIISKIMDI; translated from the coding sequence ATGTTTCCCCCACAAAATGAATTTACTTTATTTATCATATTAGGCTTGGCTTCCTTCAGGCTGACACGCTTGATCGTTTTCGATAAAATCATGGAGCCGCTACGCAGCCCATTTTTTAAAGAGATAGAGGAAAAAAATGAAGAAGGAATTGTGGAAATATTTTTAATGCCCAAGGAAAAGGGCCTGCTTGGCTGGATTGGTCAATTGCTAAGCTGTTTTTGGTGCGTGGGTGTCTGGGTCAGCCTTTTTCTGGTTTTCCTTTATATCCAACATTGGTTTATAGGCGACGTACTGATATTAATCCTTGCCGTCGCAGCAGTAGGAGCGATAATTGAGGTCATAATCAGCAAAATTATGGACATATGA
- a CDS encoding YhcN/YlaJ family sporulation lipoprotein: MFRQGRYFKVSFLVFIVVLCVLTACSNKNDGKTENLAMIKRTNPEPMDIINGMDEKDEKGLISKVKETVANEDTIYDVIVVKNDKKIIVAYKVKHLQRFHMKKIEKTVTENLEEKFPKNDFIVSSDYKIFLESVRLNELLKEKDVPEKKARKKFKEIEELQKELI, from the coding sequence ATGTTCAGACAAGGAAGGTATTTTAAGGTCAGCTTTCTGGTTTTTATAGTTGTTTTGTGTGTGCTTACTGCATGCAGCAATAAGAATGATGGAAAAACGGAGAATTTAGCAATGATTAAACGAACGAATCCTGAACCGATGGATATCATTAATGGGATGGATGAGAAGGATGAAAAGGGACTGATCTCAAAGGTCAAGGAAACAGTTGCTAATGAAGACACGATCTATGACGTGATCGTCGTGAAAAACGACAAAAAGATTATCGTCGCTTATAAAGTTAAGCACTTACAACGTTTTCATATGAAGAAAATTGAAAAGACTGTGACTGAAAATCTGGAAGAGAAGTTTCCCAAAAATGATTTTATCGTATCTAGCGATTATAAAATCTTTTTGGAATCGGTAAGATTGAACGAGTTACTTAAGGAAAAAGATGTACCCGAGAAAAAGGCTAGGAAGAAGTTCAAGGAAATTGAGGAACTTCAAAAAGAATTAATTTAG
- the fabI gene encoding enoyl-ACP reductase FabI encodes MTFSLKGKTFVLMGVANKRSIAWGVARSLHKAGAKLIFTYGKDRTENSVRELSSTLEGEPSIILQCDVTKDESIDKCFAAIKEEAGIIHGVVHSVAFANKEELDGEFVNTSREGFLLAHNISSFSLTAVAKAAKEIMPEGGSIVTMTYLGGERVMPNYNVMGVAKASLEANVRYLSSDLGKDNIRVNAISAGPIRTLSAKGVRDFNTILKKIEEEAPLRRTTTPEEVGDTAVFLLSDMSRGITGENIHVDSGYHIIG; translated from the coding sequence ATGACTTTTTCATTAAAAGGAAAAACATTTGTCTTAATGGGTGTTGCGAATAAAAGAAGTATTGCATGGGGAGTTGCCCGTTCCTTACATAAAGCAGGCGCAAAGCTGATCTTCACTTACGGAAAAGACCGTACGGAGAATAGCGTTAGGGAACTATCTTCTACATTGGAAGGGGAGCCCTCCATCATTTTACAATGTGATGTAACGAAGGATGAAAGCATTGATAAATGTTTTGCGGCGATTAAGGAAGAAGCAGGTATCATTCATGGCGTGGTACACAGTGTAGCATTCGCTAACAAGGAAGAGCTGGACGGTGAGTTCGTTAACACGAGCCGTGAAGGGTTTTTGCTTGCCCATAATATCAGTTCATTTTCTTTAACGGCTGTAGCTAAAGCGGCGAAGGAAATCATGCCTGAAGGTGGCAGCATTGTGACAATGACGTATCTTGGCGGTGAACGGGTCATGCCTAATTATAATGTAATGGGAGTGGCCAAGGCCTCACTTGAAGCCAATGTCCGTTACCTGTCAAGTGATCTTGGCAAAGATAACATTCGAGTGAATGCAATTTCAGCCGGACCTATCCGTACCTTATCCGCTAAAGGTGTTCGTGACTTCAATACAATTTTAAAGAAGATTGAGGAAGAAGCACCGCTTCGTCGTACAACGACTCCTGAAGAAGTAGGGGATACGGCAGTATTTTTATTAAGTGACATGTCCCGCGGGATTACCGGGGAAAATATCCATGTGGATTCTGGTTATCATATAATCGGATAA